A portion of the Sulfuriferula sp. AH1 genome contains these proteins:
- a CDS encoding sigma-54 dependent transcriptional regulator — translation MLKRQTIGNIPTVLIVDDEADILELLEITLLRMGLDVVKATCVADALTSLKQGEFGLCLTDMRLPDGDGLEIVRYIQAERPTVPVAVLTAHGNTDNAVTALKAGAFDYINKPVTLEQLRALVKSALKLPGSATASERDLVGNSAAMQQARDLIAKLSRTQAPVYITGESGSGKELAARLIHQQSNRATTAFVPVNCGAIPENLMESEFFGYKKGAFTGADSERDGFFYAANGGTLFLDEVADLPLQMQVKLLRVIQEKKVRRLGSNTEEPIDVRIISATHQHLAKCVEEGRFRQDLFYRLNVITLKMPALRDMREDVPLIAHTLLARLAAEAGISAPSLTKAAATALAQYDFPGNVRELENILERALALASGVQIDVDDLHLTPAVEETDDNQIALPGMKWPLQDYLDRLEREAIQEALEKTRYNKTAAAKLLGVTFRALRYRLERLGMD, via the coding sequence ATGTTAAAGCGTCAGACGATCGGGAATATCCCGACGGTACTCATTGTCGATGATGAAGCGGATATTCTGGAGTTGCTTGAAATCACGCTGCTGCGTATGGGGCTTGATGTGGTAAAAGCGACTTGCGTGGCAGATGCGCTGACGAGCCTGAAGCAGGGTGAATTCGGCTTGTGTCTGACGGATATGCGCTTGCCGGATGGGGATGGCCTGGAAATCGTACGTTATATACAGGCAGAGCGGCCGACTGTCCCGGTGGCGGTCCTTACCGCGCATGGCAATACCGACAATGCGGTGACAGCGTTGAAGGCCGGTGCATTCGATTACATCAATAAGCCTGTCACACTTGAGCAATTGCGGGCTCTGGTGAAGTCGGCATTAAAGCTGCCCGGCTCCGCAACCGCGAGCGAGCGGGATCTGGTCGGTAACTCTGCGGCAATGCAGCAAGCGCGTGATTTGATAGCCAAACTTTCGCGTACCCAGGCGCCGGTTTACATTACCGGTGAATCGGGGAGCGGCAAGGAGCTTGCGGCGCGATTGATCCATCAGCAAAGCAATCGTGCTACGACGGCATTTGTGCCAGTCAACTGCGGGGCGATCCCCGAGAATCTGATGGAATCCGAGTTTTTCGGCTATAAAAAAGGGGCATTTACCGGGGCCGATAGCGAACGCGACGGTTTCTTTTACGCCGCGAACGGCGGCACACTGTTCCTGGATGAAGTGGCCGATCTGCCCTTGCAGATGCAGGTGAAATTGCTGCGGGTGATACAGGAAAAGAAAGTCCGCAGGCTGGGTAGCAATACGGAAGAGCCGATCGATGTGCGCATCATCAGCGCGACCCACCAGCATCTGGCAAAGTGTGTGGAAGAAGGACGTTTCCGTCAGGACCTGTTTTATCGGCTCAATGTCATTACCCTGAAAATGCCGGCACTGCGCGACATGCGCGAAGACGTCCCGCTGATCGCACATACGCTGCTGGCGCGGTTGGCGGCGGAGGCGGGAATCAGTGCGCCGAGTTTAACCAAGGCAGCCGCCACCGCATTGGCGCAGTATGATTTTCCCGGCAATGTGCGCGAACTGGAAAATATCCTGGAGCGTGCGCTGGCCTTGGCGAGTGGCGTGCAAATCGATGTGGATGATTTGCATCTGACTCCGGCGGTAGAAGAAACAGACGATAATCAGATTGCGCTGCCAGGCATGAAATGGCCGCTGCAGGATTATCTGGACAGGCTGGAACGCGAGGCCATTCAGGAGGCACTGGAAAAAACGCGCTATAACAAAACGGCTGCGGCCAAATTGCTGGGGGTTACTTTCCGGGCGTTGCGTTATCGCCTGGAGCGTCTGGGTATGGATTAG
- a CDS encoding PAS domain-containing sensor histidine kinase, translating into MGIATDAAAKAAARLASGRVERSWKSLHYLNLYRMTVAGVFLLLSLASPGQQVFGQESPVIFYLYSLIYLGFAAITVVTISLRQPRFDVQLAIQIIGDIIMIILMMTASGGVRSGLGLLLIVSLASSGLVAEGRMVMFHAALAASGVLIVQTLGVLDNHRSANDYGQAGLLGLVFFVTAGVAHILAKRNRVSEALAAARAVDIENMAQINQLVIDDMQDGVVVLDSEGKIRQANQQAKRLLSRAGLTYAGAGTKLYRTVPLLFEYLEQWRKQPQTAFPPISLGLHGEEYLPRFIAVTNKRVMGAVLVLEDMTRINEQAQQIKLAALGRLTANIAHEIRNPLAAISHAAEILQEDDAGDRGHQRLLEIITKNAQRINHLVTDVMALNRRDRTHTERIALAEFLSEFLEEFCDSQAVNRSLFRLELADDAVICFDRGHLQQVIANLCLNAVRHSRHQPDSVCIVVEHANSMIEIHVRDDGAGVACEHVARLFEPFFTTESAGTGLGLYISKELCHANAATLEYLQTGKGGHFRITCQEGGC; encoded by the coding sequence GTGGGAATAGCAACCGATGCAGCGGCAAAAGCGGCGGCAAGGCTGGCAAGCGGGCGAGTCGAACGTAGCTGGAAATCGCTGCATTACCTGAATCTGTACCGGATGACCGTGGCTGGCGTGTTTCTGCTCCTTAGTCTCGCCTCCCCGGGGCAGCAGGTTTTCGGGCAGGAAAGTCCGGTGATCTTTTATCTGTATAGCCTGATTTATTTGGGGTTCGCAGCGATAACGGTGGTTACCATCAGTTTGCGGCAACCGCGGTTCGATGTGCAGCTTGCTATCCAGATCATCGGCGATATCATCATGATCATATTGATGATGACGGCCAGTGGCGGGGTGCGCAGCGGACTGGGCTTGCTGTTGATCGTATCGTTGGCATCCAGCGGACTGGTGGCGGAAGGACGCATGGTGATGTTTCATGCGGCGCTGGCCGCGTCCGGGGTGCTGATCGTGCAAACGCTGGGAGTATTGGACAACCACCGTTCGGCCAACGATTATGGTCAGGCCGGGTTGCTGGGGCTGGTGTTCTTTGTGACCGCGGGTGTCGCGCATATCCTGGCGAAACGCAACCGGGTGAGCGAGGCACTGGCCGCGGCGCGTGCAGTCGACATCGAGAATATGGCGCAAATCAATCAACTGGTGATTGATGATATGCAGGACGGTGTCGTGGTGCTGGACAGCGAAGGCAAGATCCGGCAGGCCAATCAGCAGGCGAAACGCTTGCTGAGTCGTGCCGGATTGACTTATGCCGGAGCGGGCACCAAGCTGTACCGGACGGTGCCGTTGTTATTCGAATACCTTGAACAGTGGCGCAAGCAGCCGCAAACTGCATTTCCTCCCATTTCGCTGGGTCTGCACGGCGAAGAGTATCTGCCGCGGTTTATTGCGGTCACTAATAAACGGGTGATGGGCGCCGTCCTGGTGCTTGAAGACATGACTCGCATCAATGAACAGGCGCAGCAGATCAAGCTGGCGGCGCTGGGGCGGCTGACTGCCAATATCGCACACGAAATCCGCAATCCGCTGGCTGCAATCAGTCATGCCGCCGAGATACTGCAGGAAGATGATGCCGGTGACCGCGGTCACCAGCGCCTGCTCGAAATCATCACCAAGAATGCGCAACGCATCAATCATCTGGTGACGGATGTGATGGCATTGAATCGGCGTGATCGTACGCATACCGAACGTATCGCATTGGCTGAATTCTTATCCGAGTTCCTTGAGGAATTTTGCGATAGTCAGGCGGTGAACAGAAGCCTGTTCCGGCTGGAGCTGGCTGATGATGCGGTCATTTGTTTTGATCGCGGACATTTGCAGCAGGTGATAGCCAATCTATGTCTGAATGCGGTGCGCCATAGTCGGCATCAGCCAGACAGCGTGTGCATTGTGGTCGAGCATGCGAACAGCATGATAGAGATTCATGTTCGTGATGATGGCGCAGGTGTTGCCTGCGAACATGTGGCGCGTTTGTTCGAGCCATTTTTTACTACGGAATCAGCGGGTACCGGTTTGGGTTTGTATATTTCCAAAGAGCTGTGTCACGCCAATGCCGCCACTCTGGAATATTTGCAAACCGGCAAGGGCGGTCATTTCAGGATAACGTGTCAGGAGGGTGGATGTTAA
- a CDS encoding PP0621 family protein, translated as MSKILFFLLLGGGVYWWLRAQRPSPPPSPPQSRSAEDMVRCKHCGVHLPRSEAVGTEAAWFCSEAHQREYRGQ; from the coding sequence ATGTCTAAAATTCTGTTCTTCCTGTTGCTTGGCGGCGGTGTTTATTGGTGGCTGCGCGCCCAACGTCCATCGCCTCCTCCATCTCCTCCGCAATCCAGATCCGCCGAAGACATGGTACGTTGCAAGCATTGCGGCGTGCATTTGCCGCGCAGCGAGGCAGTAGGTACGGAAGCTGCGTGGTTCTGCAGCGAAGCTCATCAGCGCGAGTATCGGGGTCAATAG
- the ispB gene encoding octaprenyl diphosphate synthase produces MQAIQAFLAADMQRVDEVIRARLHSEVALVSQVSEYIIASGGKRLRPALVLLSAGALDYKGVHHYELAAVVEFIHTATLLHDDVVDESSLRRGRETANALFGNAASVLVGDFLYSRAFQMMVGVGQMRVMEVLSDATNVIAEGEVLQLMNCNDADISEDDYLRVIRYKTAKLFEAAVRLGAILGGADAVAEAAMANYGMHLGTAFQLIDDVLDYSGDHAEIGKNVGDDLAEGKPTLPLLYLLKNGTAEQAQMVRHAIENGGLEVFEPILAAIQASGALDYTRAQAQHEVDLATAAIAALPDSQYKQNLIGLAEFAVARSY; encoded by the coding sequence ATGCAGGCAATTCAGGCGTTTTTGGCAGCAGATATGCAGCGTGTTGATGAGGTAATCCGTGCGCGGTTACATTCCGAAGTTGCTTTGGTCAGTCAGGTTTCAGAGTATATCATCGCCAGCGGCGGCAAGCGCTTGCGTCCGGCTTTGGTGTTATTGTCAGCCGGAGCGCTGGATTACAAGGGCGTGCATCATTATGAACTGGCGGCTGTCGTCGAATTTATCCATACCGCTACTTTGTTGCACGACGACGTGGTGGATGAATCCAGCCTGCGTCGCGGCCGCGAAACGGCCAATGCGCTGTTCGGCAATGCTGCCAGCGTACTGGTTGGCGATTTTCTGTATTCCCGTGCGTTCCAGATGATGGTCGGGGTTGGGCAGATGCGAGTGATGGAAGTGTTGTCCGATGCTACGAATGTCATCGCCGAAGGCGAGGTATTGCAGCTGATGAACTGCAACGATGCCGATATCAGTGAAGATGACTATTTGCGTGTGATTCGTTATAAAACGGCGAAGCTGTTCGAAGCTGCGGTACGTCTGGGTGCGATACTCGGCGGCGCAGATGCGGTTGCCGAGGCTGCAATGGCGAACTACGGCATGCATCTGGGCACGGCTTTCCAATTGATAGATGACGTGCTCGATTATTCGGGCGATCATGCCGAGATCGGTAAAAATGTCGGGGATGATCTGGCGGAAGGCAAGCCGACGCTGCCGTTGCTGTATTTGCTCAAAAACGGCACAGCGGAACAAGCGCAGATGGTGCGTCATGCCATCGAAAATGGCGGTCTGGAAGTGTTCGAACCGATATTGGCCGCGATACAGGCCAGCGGTGCGCTGGATTACACCCGAGCGCAAGCGCAGCACGAAGTGGATTTGGCAACAGCCGCCATCGCGGCGTTGCCTGATTCGCAATATAAACAGAATTTGATCGGCCTGGCCGAGTTTGCCGTGGCCAGAAGTTATTGA
- the rplU gene encoding 50S ribosomal protein L21, producing the protein MYAVIKTGGKQYRVVAGEKIKVEQITADVGSEIVLDQVFMVADGDDIKVGAPLVNGAKVTATVLSHGRHDKVKIFKMRRRKHYQKHQGHRQNYTEIQISGISA; encoded by the coding sequence ATGTATGCGGTCATAAAAACCGGCGGCAAGCAGTATCGCGTCGTCGCTGGCGAAAAAATTAAAGTAGAACAGATCACCGCGGACGTTGGCAGCGAAATTGTGTTGGACCAGGTATTCATGGTTGCCGATGGCGACGATATCAAGGTCGGCGCACCGCTTGTTAACGGCGCAAAGGTCACAGCCACCGTCCTGTCTCACGGTCGTCACGACAAAGTGAAAATTTTCAAAATGCGTCGTCGCAAGCACTACCAAAAGCATCAAGGGCATCGTCAAAATTACACTGAAATCCAGATCAGCGGCATTTCAGCTTAA
- the rpmA gene encoding 50S ribosomal protein L27, giving the protein MAHKKAGGSSRNGRDSHSKRLGVKRYGGQEVLAGNIIVRQRGTQFHAGDNVGMGKDHTLFATVDGTVQFVIKGAQKRKMINIVPAA; this is encoded by the coding sequence ATGGCACACAAAAAAGCAGGCGGTAGTTCACGTAACGGCCGCGACTCGCACTCGAAACGACTTGGCGTTAAACGCTACGGCGGTCAGGAAGTTTTGGCAGGCAACATCATTGTTCGCCAACGCGGTACCCAATTCCACGCTGGCGATAACGTCGGCATGGGCAAAGATCACACCCTGTTCGCAACCGTAGACGGTACCGTACAATTCGTGATCAAGGGCGCACAAAAACGCAAGATGATCAATATCGTTCCTGCGGCTTAA
- the cgtA gene encoding Obg family GTPase CgtA, protein MKFIDEAKIAVFAGKGGNGSASFRREKFVPRGGPDGGDGGRGGSVIAVADRNINTLIDFRYTRAFRAHPGEGGRGADCNGKGADDIILRMPVGTVITDLLTDEVLADLAVDGQRVVIAKGGKGGLGNLHFKSSTNRAPRQTTPGEEGEERELKLELKVLADVGLLGMPNAGKSTFIRAVSAARPKVADYPFTTLAPNLGVVRVDIDKSFVIADIPGIIEGAADGAGLGHRFLRHLARTRLLLHIVDVAPFDENSDPVHEARAIVEELRKYDETLYNKPRWLVLNKIDRLDESERADATAKFISDYGWTGPVFTISALTGAGCKELTYAIMAHIDATRAEEHLAEDAGAASVEPVSEYKPETE, encoded by the coding sequence ATGAAATTCATCGACGAAGCAAAAATTGCAGTATTCGCTGGTAAAGGCGGTAACGGCTCTGCTTCGTTCCGCCGCGAAAAGTTCGTTCCGCGCGGCGGCCCCGATGGCGGTGACGGTGGGCGTGGCGGCAGCGTCATCGCTGTCGCCGATCGCAACATCAATACCCTGATCGACTTTCGCTATACGCGCGCATTCCGTGCGCACCCGGGCGAAGGTGGCCGCGGCGCAGACTGCAACGGCAAAGGCGCTGATGACATCATCCTGCGTATGCCGGTAGGTACCGTCATCACCGATTTGCTAACAGACGAAGTGTTAGCCGACCTCGCCGTCGATGGCCAGCGCGTGGTCATTGCCAAAGGCGGCAAAGGTGGTCTCGGCAACCTGCATTTCAAATCCAGTACCAACCGCGCCCCGCGCCAGACCACCCCCGGCGAGGAAGGCGAAGAACGCGAATTGAAACTCGAGCTCAAGGTACTCGCGGATGTCGGCCTGCTCGGCATGCCCAACGCCGGCAAATCGACCTTTATCCGCGCCGTATCTGCCGCACGTCCCAAAGTGGCGGACTATCCATTCACCACCCTGGCACCCAATCTCGGCGTGGTACGCGTGGATATTGATAAAAGCTTCGTTATCGCCGACATCCCCGGCATCATCGAAGGCGCTGCTGACGGCGCCGGGCTCGGCCATCGCTTCCTGCGCCATCTGGCACGCACCCGCTTGTTGCTGCATATCGTGGACGTAGCCCCGTTCGATGAGAACAGCGACCCCGTGCATGAAGCACGCGCGATCGTCGAAGAGCTGCGCAAATATGACGAAACCCTGTATAACAAGCCGCGCTGGCTGGTACTGAATAAAATCGACCGCCTGGATGAATCCGAGCGCGCAGACGCCACCGCCAAATTCATCAGCGATTACGGCTGGACCGGACCGGTATTCACCATTTCAGCACTCACCGGCGCTGGCTGCAAGGAATTGACCTACGCCATCATGGCCCACATCGACGCCACGCGCGCAGAGGAACACCTGGCTGAAGATGCCGGTGCGGCATCTGTCGAACCCGTCTCCGAATACAAACCCGAAACAGAATAA
- the proB gene encoding glutamate 5-kinase, protein MKSALHSAQRIVIKVGSAIVTNDGRGLDHAALAKWSSQIAQLMALGKEVILVSSGAVAEGMQRLGWTQRPGSIHELQAAAAIGQMGLVQAYETSFRQHQIHTAQVLLTHEDLADRTRYLNALSTLRTLLKLKVVPIINENDTVVTEEIRFGDNDTLGALVANLIEADVLVILTDQAGLYTADPRQHPEAMLVSQAQAGDIALEQMAGGAGSGISRGGMLTKILAAKRAARSGAHTIIASGREDNVLIRLAHGEAIGTQLTAASTPLSARKTWLADHLQVRGKLVVDAGAAKALAIDGKSLLPIGVIAVEGDFARGEVVACVTAEGNLIGRGLVNYAANEARRIIGLPTSQIETALGYIDEAELIHRDNLVALSS, encoded by the coding sequence ATGAAATCGGCCCTGCATTCAGCGCAACGCATCGTCATCAAAGTAGGTAGCGCGATCGTCACCAATGATGGACGCGGACTCGATCATGCAGCACTGGCCAAATGGTCATCCCAGATAGCGCAGCTGATGGCACTGGGCAAGGAAGTCATCCTGGTTTCCAGCGGCGCCGTCGCCGAAGGCATGCAGCGACTGGGCTGGACCCAGCGCCCCGGCAGCATCCATGAATTGCAGGCTGCCGCTGCAATCGGGCAAATGGGGCTGGTACAGGCCTATGAAACCAGCTTTCGCCAGCATCAGATTCACACCGCGCAGGTATTGCTCACGCACGAGGATCTGGCCGACCGCACCCGCTATCTCAACGCGCTGTCCACACTGCGCACCCTGCTGAAACTCAAGGTCGTCCCCATCATCAACGAAAACGACACTGTCGTTACCGAAGAAATCCGCTTTGGCGACAACGATACGCTGGGCGCGCTGGTCGCCAACCTGATCGAGGCCGATGTTCTCGTCATCCTCACCGATCAGGCCGGTCTCTATACCGCCGACCCGCGCCAGCATCCGGAAGCGATGCTGGTGAGTCAGGCGCAGGCCGGCGACATCGCCCTGGAACAGATGGCCGGCGGCGCCGGTAGCGGCATCAGCCGCGGCGGCATGCTCACCAAGATACTGGCCGCCAAGCGCGCTGCGCGCAGCGGCGCACACACCATTATCGCATCCGGGCGCGAAGACAATGTCCTGATCCGCCTCGCTCATGGCGAAGCCATAGGCACCCAGCTCACCGCTGCCAGCACACCGCTGTCAGCACGCAAAACCTGGCTGGCAGACCATTTGCAGGTACGCGGCAAACTGGTGGTGGACGCAGGCGCCGCCAAAGCGCTGGCTATCGACGGCAAGAGCCTGCTGCCGATAGGCGTGATTGCGGTAGAAGGTGATTTTGCTCGAGGCGAGGTCGTCGCCTGCGTCACTGCGGAAGGCAATCTGATCGGCCGTGGCCTGGTCAATTATGCAGCCAACGAAGCCCGGCGCATAATCGGTTTGCCTACCAGCCAGATTGAAACTGCATTGGGTTATATCGATGAGGCTGAATTAATACATCGCGACAATCTGGTGGCGCTGTCTTCCTGA
- a CDS encoding lytic transglycosylase domain-containing protein, translating to MTFKLLNSGWLLVALCAAAGSAQAGNQLYEPMSASVRASLSKAVSDTPITNVSFMNTPEDQAWLAEMSRRLARRMPDPEQRIDFLSTVRYEAIRAGLDPELVLGLIEVESGFKKYAVSSVAARGYMQVMPFWTKLVGTPDQDLFHLRTNLRYGCNILRLYLDMEKGDLYRALGRYNGSLGKPEYPTMVVSAWKRHWAYTPNVQLVRSGTVKMAGN from the coding sequence ATGACATTTAAACTGCTCAATTCAGGATGGCTGCTTGTGGCGTTATGCGCAGCAGCTGGCAGCGCGCAAGCCGGCAATCAGCTCTATGAGCCGATGTCGGCGAGTGTGCGCGCATCCTTGAGCAAGGCGGTATCGGATACGCCGATAACGAATGTCAGCTTCATGAATACCCCGGAAGATCAGGCCTGGCTGGCCGAAATGTCCAGGCGTCTGGCCAGGCGCATGCCGGATCCCGAGCAGCGCATCGATTTTCTCAGTACGGTGCGTTATGAGGCGATACGCGCGGGTCTGGATCCGGAACTGGTGCTGGGTTTGATCGAAGTCGAATCCGGCTTCAAGAAATATGCCGTTTCCAGTGTGGCAGCCCGCGGTTACATGCAGGTGATGCCGTTCTGGACAAAGCTCGTGGGTACGCCCGATCAGGATCTGTTCCATTTGCGCACCAATCTGCGCTACGGCTGCAATATTTTACGGTTGTATCTGGATATGGAGAAAGGTGATCTGTATCGGGCGCTGGGCCGGTATAACGGCAGTCTCGGCAAGCCGGAATACCCTACGATGGTGGTGAGCGCCTGGAAGCGGCACTGGGCCTATACGCCCAATGTGCAATTGGTGCGGTCAGGTACGGTGAAGATGGCCGGAAACTGA
- a CDS encoding proline--tRNA ligase: MRVSQFFLSTLKEAPAEAELISHRLMLRAGFIKRLGSGLYTWMPLGLRVLRKVEAIVREEMNRAGAMELLMPAVQPAELWQETGRWEVFGPQMLKITDRHQRDFCFGPTHEEVITDIARREIKSYRQLPLNFYQIQTKFRDEIRPRFGVMRAREFMMKDAYSFHADFASLQQTYQTMYAAYSRVFTRLGLQFRAVAADTGAIGGSGSHEFHVLADSGEDAIAYCPDSDYAANVELAEAVLPQGERAAASLPMTLVPTPGKHSIDEVAAMLNIVPERMIKTLIVEGEHGAVALLVRGDHQLNEVKAAKLLGQEVRFASDAIVREVAGCAPGSIGPVGLKIRVIADRSVMLMSDFVCGANTDGYHLTGVNFGRDLPEPEIADIRNAVAGDISPDGKGVLAICRGIEVGHIFQLRTKYSEAMACQYLDENGKSRVAEMGCYGIGVSRIVAAAIEQNFDARGMTLPPALAPFALVIVPVGYQKSEVVREAADKLYNELSAAGVDVLLDDRNERPGVMFADMELIGIPHRVVIGERGLKDAIVEYQGRTDAEATNVPVTEINTFLINALGK, encoded by the coding sequence ATGCGCGTCTCACAATTTTTTCTTTCCACGCTTAAGGAAGCCCCTGCCGAAGCCGAGCTGATCAGTCACCGTTTGATGCTGCGGGCAGGGTTCATCAAACGTCTGGGCTCGGGTCTGTATACCTGGATGCCGCTGGGTTTGCGTGTTTTGCGCAAGGTGGAAGCGATCGTGCGCGAAGAAATGAACCGCGCCGGCGCCATGGAGCTGCTGATGCCGGCGGTGCAGCCGGCCGAGTTATGGCAGGAAACCGGGCGCTGGGAAGTATTCGGCCCGCAGATGCTGAAAATCACCGACCGCCACCAGCGCGATTTCTGTTTCGGTCCTACCCATGAGGAAGTGATTACCGATATCGCGCGGCGCGAGATCAAGAGCTATCGCCAGTTGCCGCTCAATTTCTACCAGATTCAGACCAAGTTCCGCGACGAAATCCGGCCGCGTTTCGGCGTAATGCGTGCACGCGAATTCATGATGAAGGACGCTTATTCCTTCCATGCCGATTTCGCCAGTCTGCAGCAGACTTATCAGACCATGTATGCGGCGTATAGTCGTGTGTTTACCCGCCTGGGCTTGCAGTTCCGTGCAGTAGCGGCGGATACCGGTGCCATCGGCGGTTCCGGATCGCACGAGTTTCATGTGCTGGCGGATTCCGGCGAGGATGCGATCGCCTATTGTCCCGACTCCGATTACGCAGCCAACGTCGAGCTGGCCGAGGCCGTGCTGCCGCAGGGCGAACGGGCCGCCGCGAGCCTGCCGATGACGCTGGTGCCGACGCCGGGAAAGCACAGCATCGACGAAGTGGCCGCCATGCTGAACATTGTTCCCGAACGCATGATCAAGACCCTGATAGTCGAGGGCGAGCATGGTGCCGTTGCGTTGCTGGTGCGCGGCGATCATCAGTTGAACGAGGTCAAGGCTGCCAAGCTGCTGGGACAGGAAGTGCGTTTCGCCAGTGATGCCATCGTCCGCGAAGTGGCGGGTTGCGCGCCGGGTTCGATTGGCCCGGTGGGGTTGAAGATACGCGTGATCGCCGATCGCAGCGTGATGCTGATGAGCGATTTCGTCTGTGGCGCCAATACCGACGGCTACCATCTGACCGGAGTGAATTTCGGACGCGATCTGCCCGAGCCTGAAATAGCGGATATCCGCAATGCCGTCGCCGGTGATATCAGTCCGGATGGCAAAGGCGTGCTCGCGATCTGCCGCGGTATCGAAGTCGGCCATATCTTCCAGTTGCGTACCAAGTACTCGGAAGCGATGGCATGCCAGTATCTGGATGAGAACGGCAAATCCCGGGTGGCGGAAATGGGGTGTTACGGTATCGGTGTGTCGCGCATCGTTGCCGCAGCGATCGAGCAGAATTTCGATGCGCGCGGTATGACGTTGCCGCCAGCGCTGGCGCCTTTCGCGCTGGTTATCGTGCCGGTCGGCTATCAGAAGAGTGAAGTTGTGCGCGAGGCTGCCGATAAGTTGTATAACGAGCTGTCAGCGGCGGGGGTGGATGTGCTGCTGGACGATCGCAACGAACGCCCGGGGGTGATGTTCGCCGATATGGAGCTGATAGGCATCCCGCATCGCGTGGTGATTGGCGAACGCGGTTTGAAAGATGCTATAGTTGAATATCAGGGGCGCACGGATGCTGAGGCGACCAATGTGCCCGTTACTGAAATTAACACTTTCTTGATCAATGCATTAGGCAAATGA
- a CDS encoding polyamine aminopropyltransferase, whose protein sequence is MRFFKRRIHKAVSDLDTVEISEQNGIRYLHLGNDTVQSAMRIAAPNALELTYTQAMLGFLLFTETPANAMLIGLGGGSLTKFLYHQFPAMQLTAVEINPKVIQAARQFFFVPDDDERLRVTEADAAQFIVDQEGWDCILLDGFDAGFQVEALASTDFYSRCAQALTATGVLSVNLWGSDPEFDIYLQRLTEVFEQRIVCLPAEKRGNVLVFAFAAQPAMQSERLLQQRAQQLEAGLGLPFVNFLERLKHTSGNADFFK, encoded by the coding sequence ATGCGATTCTTTAAACGCCGCATACATAAAGCGGTATCTGACCTCGACACCGTCGAGATCAGCGAACAAAATGGCATACGCTATCTGCACCTCGGCAACGACACGGTGCAGTCGGCGATGCGCATTGCCGCACCCAACGCACTGGAGCTTACCTATACCCAGGCCATGCTCGGGTTCCTGCTCTTCACCGAGACGCCGGCCAACGCGATGCTGATCGGGCTGGGCGGCGGTTCCCTGACGAAATTTCTGTATCACCAGTTCCCCGCCATGCAGCTTACGGCAGTCGAGATCAATCCCAAGGTCATCCAGGCGGCTCGCCAGTTCTTCTTCGTGCCGGACGATGATGAGCGACTACGTGTCACCGAGGCTGACGCGGCACAATTCATCGTGGATCAGGAAGGCTGGGACTGCATACTGCTCGACGGTTTTGATGCCGGATTTCAGGTCGAAGCATTGGCCAGCACGGATTTCTACAGCCGTTGCGCGCAAGCCCTCACTGCAACGGGAGTGTTGTCGGTAAATTTATGGGGCAGCGATCCGGAATTCGATATCTACCTGCAACGTCTCACTGAAGTTTTCGAGCAACGCATCGTGTGCCTGCCAGCGGAGAAACGCGGCAATGTCCTTGTCTTTGCTTTCGCAGCACAGCCGGCGATGCAATCCGAGCGCTTATTGCAGCAACGCGCACAGCAACTGGAAGCCGGACTGGGTTTGCCATTCGTGAACTTTCTGGAACGCCTCAAGCACACTTCCGGCAATGCCGATTTCTTCAAGTAG